The following proteins come from a genomic window of Salvia hispanica cultivar TCC Black 2014 chromosome 4, UniMelb_Shisp_WGS_1.0, whole genome shotgun sequence:
- the LOC125219751 gene encoding transcription factor bHLH147-like: protein MMSSILSSSNPAVNPSTRRKKKKKISHNPQIQPENPQIEWKSEAQQQIYSSKLLHALQQVRLGSSGPRAVREAADGALATTARGRTRWSRAILTSRLKLKFMKKNSVARRQRKVMAVIATAGNYRQRRRSKVGVLRLRSKCLPAFQRKARVLSRLVPGCRKQPLPVVLEETTDYIAALQMQVRAMSALAELLTVSGSSSSSTYADPTQLL, encoded by the exons ATGATGTCGTCGATTTTATCATCATCGAATCCAGCAGTAAATCCATCGACgagaaggaagaaaaagaagaaaatcagCCACAATCCCCAAATCCAACCCGAAAACCCCCAAATTGAATGGAAATCGGAGGCGCAGCAGCAAATCTACTCCTCGAAGCTGCTCCACGCGCTGCAGCAGGTCCGGCTCGGCTCGTCGGGGCCGCGGGCGGTGCGCGAGGCCGCGGACGGCGCCCTGGCCACGACTGCACGGGGGCGGACGCGGTGGAGCCGCGCGATCCTGACGAGCCGGCTGAAGCTGAAGTTCATGAAGAAGAACAGCGTGGCGAGGCGGCAGCGCAAGGTGATGGCGGTGATCGCCACAGCCGGGAATTATCGGCAGCGGAGGAGGTCGAAGGTTGGTGTGTTGAGGCTGAGGTCGAAGTGCTTGCCCGCGTTTCAGCGGAAGGCGCGGGTGCTGAGCCGGTTGGTCCCCGGCTGCCGGAAGCAACCGTTGCCGGTGGTTTTGGAGGAGACCACAGACTACATTGCTGCGCTCCAAATGCAg GTGCGAGCCATGAGTGCATTAGCCGAGCTACTTACCGTTTCAGGCTCATCTTCTAGCAGCACCTATGCGGACCCCACGCAgctattatga
- the LOC125222018 gene encoding probable pectinesterase 67 — MHLPRLSLFIIVTLFILLDFVHGFSNNKVIDSQTLTDDIRSDRTITVDADGNGDFKSVQAAIDHIPNRNSKWIMIHVAKGVYREKVKIPRSKPYIFMRGEGSGKTSIVWSRSSADDYESATFKVEAKNFIAYGITFKNAAPTGIDRTKQNKAVAVVVGADKAAFYHCSFISNHNTLFDARGRHYYGACYVQGSVDVIFGHGQSMFHECEVFVVPNMRSEIRGSITASHKQRGNATGGFALVKSKVYGVDNNVYLGRAKGTHSTVVYADTYLSDSVVSHGWTDWSYPHSKENLHLAEYNCHGPGAATHKRTNWSKQLSYEDALRFMTVDFINGKDWLPAWL; from the exons atGCATTTACCTCGGCTCTCTCTATTTATTATCGTCACATTGTTCATATTGTTGGATTTTGTTCATGGCTTCTCCAACAACAAAGTAATTGATTCACAAACCTTGACGGACGATATTAGATCCGATCGAACGATAACCGTCGATGCAGATGGAAATGGGGACTTCAAATCTGTGCAGGCTGCCATTGATCATATCCCAAACAGGAATTCTAAATGGATTATGATTCATGTTGCCAAGGGAGTCTATAG GGAAAAGGTTAAAATACCTCGTAGCAAGCCTTATATATTCATGAGAGGTGAAGGAAGCGGGAAGACATCAATTGTGTGGTCCCGAAGCTCAGCCGACGACTACGAGTCAGCCACGTTCAAAGTCGAAGCCAAAAATTTCATCGCATACGGTATCACCTTCAAG AACGCAGCTCCAACGGGCATCGATCGCACCAAACAGAACAAAGCAGTGGCGGTCGTGGTGGGCGCAGACAAGGCTGCATTCTACCATTGTTCATTCATCAGCAACCACAACACCCTCTTCGACGCAAGGGGCCGCCACTACTACGGCGCTTGCTACGTCCAGGGCTCTGTCGACGTCATCTTCGGACACGGCCAGTCCATGTTCCAC GAATGCGAGGTTTTCGTGGTCCCGAACATGAGATCGGAGATTAGGGGTTCGATCACCGCTAGCCACAAGCAGAGAGGGAACGCGACGGGCGGATTCGCGTTGGTGAAGAGCAAAGTTTATGGTGTTGATAATAATGTGTATTTAGGAAGGGCTAAAGGGACACATTCCACTGTAGTTTATGCTGACACATATTTGTCAGACAGTGTTGTCTCTCATGGATGGACTGATTGGAGCTATCCACACAGTAAAGA AAACCTGCACCTTGCGGAGTACAACTGTCACGGACCGGGTGCTGCTACCCACAAACGGACCAATTGGTCGAAGCAGCTGAGCTATGAAGACGCTCTGCGCTTCATGACCGTCGATTTCATCAACGGGAAGGATTGGCTTCCTGCGTGGCTGTGA
- the LOC125222017 gene encoding serine/threonine-protein kinase BCK1/SLK1/SSP31-like isoform X1 encodes MKSSNAAESAASAAATEELLKKIQELEVGQVRLQQEMSQLMASPAAAAQIVASDHRQRQRPHSISPQRVPRRRVEDGVVTRASFRHSSPLHRESSRHWGPPPPSAVNFTDKQYLNILQSMGQSIHIMDPNNLLIYWNKRAEELYGYSSEEAIGSDALEIITDPQDHGAANEILRRGAMGENWTGLFPVKTKSGIRFSIVATNTPMYDDTGLFVGVICVSNETRPYEQAKAVMLAAQRGCWDNPSNFSRPRGITFGKLSHDSQQPLQVAIASKISNLATKVSNKVKSKMRPAESCSDYNAGIWEGNHPDQGFSDAAMFDHRDDGASSGASTPRGDPLGVFSRPEDSPSKQSRDSGDENERKPSISKILSSKAEAWMEKKGLALPWKEKERESTDLNPKVSRFVWPWEQDGQQNGREQQNNASSTFKQESPCIETNRTTNNAAAASWCSSVNVNSSSSGSSGGSTSSGTVNKRDVDTDSLDYEILWEDLTIGEQVGQGSCGTVYHALWYGSDVAVKVFSRLEYSDEVISSFRQEVSLMKRLRHPNILLFMGAVMSPECLGIVTEFLPRGSLFRLLQKSAAKLEWRRRIHMALDIARGMNYLHHHNPPIVHRDLKSSNLLVDRNWTVKVGDFGLSRLKNETYLLTKTGKGTPQWMAPEVLRNEPADEKSDIYSFGVILWELITQKIPWENLNSMQVIGAVGFMNQHLDIPDNVDGEWASIIQSCWDSEPHSRPSFQELVDKLKEMQKRCAIQHQAERAGARDAAQK; translated from the exons ATGAAGAGCAGCAACGCAGCTGAATCAGCAGCTTCCGCGGCGGCGACGGAGGAGCTGCTGAAGAAGATTCAGGAATTGGAAGTGGGACAGGTGCGCTTGCAGCAGGAGATGTCGCAGCTCATGGCTtcaccggcggcggcggctcaAATTGTGGCCTCTGATCACCGTCAGAGGCAGAGGCCGCACTCAATTTCGCCACAGAGAGTGCCACGGCGGAGAGTCGAGGATGGAGTAGTAACCAGGGCGTCGTTTCGGCATTCATCTCCACTGCATAGAGAGAGCAGCCGTCACTGGGGGCCACCGCCCCCTTCGGCTGTTAATTTTACGGATAAGCAGTATTTGAACATATTGCAGTCAATGGGGCAGTCTATCCATATAATGGATCCAAATAATCTTCTGATTTACTG GAATAAAAGGGCTGAAGAACTTTATGGATATTCTAGTGAAGAAGCTATTGGGAGTGATGCTCTCGAGATAATAACAGATCCTCAAGACCATGGGGCGGCTAATGAGATTTTGCGTCGTGGGGCGATGGGTGAAAACTGGACCGGGCTGTTTCCGGTAAAGACCAAGTCAGGAATAAGGTTTTCGATAGTTGCAACTAATACCCCTATGTATGATGATACCGGTCTCTTTGTTGGAGTTATATGTGTCTCGAATGAAACTAGACCATATGAACAAGCAAAGGCTGTGATGTTGGCTGCTCAAAGGGGCTGCTGGGACAATCCTTCGAATTTTAGCAGGCCGAGAGGCATCACTTTTGGGAAACTCAGTCATGATTCTCAGCAGCCTCTGCAAGTAGCAATTGCCTCCAAGATTTCGAATTTG GCTACTAAGGTGAGCAACAAGGTTAAGTCAAAAATGAGGCCTGCAGAGAGCTGCTCAGATTACAATGCTGGCATCTGGGAAGGTAATCATCCTGATCAAGGCTTCTCGGATGCAGCTATGTTTGATCATCGGGACGATGGAGCTTCCAGTGGTGCTAGTACTCCAAGAGGAGATCCACTTGGAGTTTTCTCTCGTCCGGAAGACTCTCCTAGTAAACAATCGAGAGATTCTGGtgatgagaatgagagaaaACCTTCGATTTCTAAGATCCTTTCCTCAAAGGCGGAGGCGTGGATGGAAAAGAAGGGTTTGGCATTGCcatggaaagaaaaagaacGTGAGAGCACAGATCTGAATCCGAAGGTTTCCCGTTTTGTTTGGCCATGGGAACAGGATGGCCAGCAGAATGGAAGGGAGCAGCAAAACAATGCATCGTCCACATTCAAGCAAGAAAGTCCATGTATTGAAACCAATCGAACGACTAATAACGCGGCGGCAGCTTCCTGGTGCTCTTCTGTTAATGTTAACAGCTCAAGCAGTGGTAGTAGTGGTGGTAGCACAAGCAGCGGTACTGTTAATAAACGTGATGTGGATACCGATTCTTTGGATTATGAAATATTGTGGGAGGACTTGACTATAGGAGAACAAGTTGGACAAG GTTCTTGCGGAACTGTTTATCATGCTCTGTGGTATGGATCA GATGTTGCTGTCAAGGTGTTCTCCAGGCTAGAATATTCTGATGAAGTGATATCATCCTTCAGACAGGAG GTCTCACTTATGAAAAGACTTCGGCATCCAAATATCCTCCTATTCATGGGTGCAGTTATGTCTCCAGAATGCCTTGGAATTGTAACAGAGTTTCTTCCACG TGGCAGTCTGTTCCGGCTCTTGCAGAAGAGTGCAGCAAAATTAGAATGGAGAAGGCGCATTCACATGGCTTTGGATATa GCACGAGGTATGAATTATCTTCATCATCACAATCCTCCTATCGTCCACCGTGACTtgaaatcttcaaatcttcttGTGGATAGGAACTGGACTGTTAAG GTTGGTGACTTTGGTCTCTCACGTCTAAAAAATGAGACTTACTTGTTGACAAAGACAGGAAAAGGAACG CCTCAGTGGATGGCTCCTGAAGTTCTTCGTAACGAACCTGCAGACGAAAA GTCTGACATATATAGCTTCGGTGTGATACTCTGGGAACTCATAACTCAAAAGATTCCATGGGAGAACCTCAATTCGATGCAG GTTATTGGAGCTGTTGGCTTCATGAACCAACACTTGGATATACCAGACAACGTCGATGGAGAATGGGCTTCTATTATACAGAGCTGCTGGGACAG TGAACCGCATTCGCGCCCTTCATTCCAAGAACTAGTCGACAAGCTAAAAGAGATGCAGAAACGATGTGCAATCCAACATCAAGCCGAGCGTGCTGGTGCCAGAGATGCCGCCCAGAAATAA
- the LOC125222017 gene encoding serine/threonine-protein kinase BCK1/SLK1/SSP31-like isoform X2: MSQLMASPAAAAQIVASDHRQRQRPHSISPQRVPRRRVEDGVVTRASFRHSSPLHRESSRHWGPPPPSAVNFTDKQYLNILQSMGQSIHIMDPNNLLIYWNKRAEELYGYSSEEAIGSDALEIITDPQDHGAANEILRRGAMGENWTGLFPVKTKSGIRFSIVATNTPMYDDTGLFVGVICVSNETRPYEQAKAVMLAAQRGCWDNPSNFSRPRGITFGKLSHDSQQPLQVAIASKISNLATKVSNKVKSKMRPAESCSDYNAGIWEGNHPDQGFSDAAMFDHRDDGASSGASTPRGDPLGVFSRPEDSPSKQSRDSGDENERKPSISKILSSKAEAWMEKKGLALPWKEKERESTDLNPKVSRFVWPWEQDGQQNGREQQNNASSTFKQESPCIETNRTTNNAAAASWCSSVNVNSSSSGSSGGSTSSGTVNKRDVDTDSLDYEILWEDLTIGEQVGQGSCGTVYHALWYGSDVAVKVFSRLEYSDEVISSFRQEVSLMKRLRHPNILLFMGAVMSPECLGIVTEFLPRGSLFRLLQKSAAKLEWRRRIHMALDIARGMNYLHHHNPPIVHRDLKSSNLLVDRNWTVKVGDFGLSRLKNETYLLTKTGKGTPQWMAPEVLRNEPADEKSDIYSFGVILWELITQKIPWENLNSMQVIGAVGFMNQHLDIPDNVDGEWASIIQSCWDSEPHSRPSFQELVDKLKEMQKRCAIQHQAERAGARDAAQK; this comes from the exons ATGTCGCAGCTCATGGCTtcaccggcggcggcggctcaAATTGTGGCCTCTGATCACCGTCAGAGGCAGAGGCCGCACTCAATTTCGCCACAGAGAGTGCCACGGCGGAGAGTCGAGGATGGAGTAGTAACCAGGGCGTCGTTTCGGCATTCATCTCCACTGCATAGAGAGAGCAGCCGTCACTGGGGGCCACCGCCCCCTTCGGCTGTTAATTTTACGGATAAGCAGTATTTGAACATATTGCAGTCAATGGGGCAGTCTATCCATATAATGGATCCAAATAATCTTCTGATTTACTG GAATAAAAGGGCTGAAGAACTTTATGGATATTCTAGTGAAGAAGCTATTGGGAGTGATGCTCTCGAGATAATAACAGATCCTCAAGACCATGGGGCGGCTAATGAGATTTTGCGTCGTGGGGCGATGGGTGAAAACTGGACCGGGCTGTTTCCGGTAAAGACCAAGTCAGGAATAAGGTTTTCGATAGTTGCAACTAATACCCCTATGTATGATGATACCGGTCTCTTTGTTGGAGTTATATGTGTCTCGAATGAAACTAGACCATATGAACAAGCAAAGGCTGTGATGTTGGCTGCTCAAAGGGGCTGCTGGGACAATCCTTCGAATTTTAGCAGGCCGAGAGGCATCACTTTTGGGAAACTCAGTCATGATTCTCAGCAGCCTCTGCAAGTAGCAATTGCCTCCAAGATTTCGAATTTG GCTACTAAGGTGAGCAACAAGGTTAAGTCAAAAATGAGGCCTGCAGAGAGCTGCTCAGATTACAATGCTGGCATCTGGGAAGGTAATCATCCTGATCAAGGCTTCTCGGATGCAGCTATGTTTGATCATCGGGACGATGGAGCTTCCAGTGGTGCTAGTACTCCAAGAGGAGATCCACTTGGAGTTTTCTCTCGTCCGGAAGACTCTCCTAGTAAACAATCGAGAGATTCTGGtgatgagaatgagagaaaACCTTCGATTTCTAAGATCCTTTCCTCAAAGGCGGAGGCGTGGATGGAAAAGAAGGGTTTGGCATTGCcatggaaagaaaaagaacGTGAGAGCACAGATCTGAATCCGAAGGTTTCCCGTTTTGTTTGGCCATGGGAACAGGATGGCCAGCAGAATGGAAGGGAGCAGCAAAACAATGCATCGTCCACATTCAAGCAAGAAAGTCCATGTATTGAAACCAATCGAACGACTAATAACGCGGCGGCAGCTTCCTGGTGCTCTTCTGTTAATGTTAACAGCTCAAGCAGTGGTAGTAGTGGTGGTAGCACAAGCAGCGGTACTGTTAATAAACGTGATGTGGATACCGATTCTTTGGATTATGAAATATTGTGGGAGGACTTGACTATAGGAGAACAAGTTGGACAAG GTTCTTGCGGAACTGTTTATCATGCTCTGTGGTATGGATCA GATGTTGCTGTCAAGGTGTTCTCCAGGCTAGAATATTCTGATGAAGTGATATCATCCTTCAGACAGGAG GTCTCACTTATGAAAAGACTTCGGCATCCAAATATCCTCCTATTCATGGGTGCAGTTATGTCTCCAGAATGCCTTGGAATTGTAACAGAGTTTCTTCCACG TGGCAGTCTGTTCCGGCTCTTGCAGAAGAGTGCAGCAAAATTAGAATGGAGAAGGCGCATTCACATGGCTTTGGATATa GCACGAGGTATGAATTATCTTCATCATCACAATCCTCCTATCGTCCACCGTGACTtgaaatcttcaaatcttcttGTGGATAGGAACTGGACTGTTAAG GTTGGTGACTTTGGTCTCTCACGTCTAAAAAATGAGACTTACTTGTTGACAAAGACAGGAAAAGGAACG CCTCAGTGGATGGCTCCTGAAGTTCTTCGTAACGAACCTGCAGACGAAAA GTCTGACATATATAGCTTCGGTGTGATACTCTGGGAACTCATAACTCAAAAGATTCCATGGGAGAACCTCAATTCGATGCAG GTTATTGGAGCTGTTGGCTTCATGAACCAACACTTGGATATACCAGACAACGTCGATGGAGAATGGGCTTCTATTATACAGAGCTGCTGGGACAG TGAACCGCATTCGCGCCCTTCATTCCAAGAACTAGTCGACAAGCTAAAAGAGATGCAGAAACGATGTGCAATCCAACATCAAGCCGAGCGTGCTGGTGCCAGAGATGCCGCCCAGAAATAA